In a single window of the Helicobacter sp. MIT 99-5507 genome:
- a CDS encoding replication-associated recombination protein A has protein sequence MLALKERPNNIDDFIGQKHLVGVNKPISNMIKNNTPMHCFFYGPPGVGKTSLARILANEFGGEFIEFNATSIKIDELRNKIAKYKGTLIKPIIFIDEIHRLSKNQQEVLLPIMENFDAIIFGASTYNPYRSLTSAIRSRCMIFEFYALNKLELLEILELAIKKNNIKIDEDSKQYIINTSNGDARAMLNLLELSKDDPNLQNLKQIRPVSLNEGISEDSTHYDLISAMIKSIRGSDENAALYYLARLIVAGENPEFIARRLVILASEDIGNANPNALNIATNTMLAVEKIGYPESRIILSQCVIYLACSPKSNTAYKAIDDAIAFIKDNPNHKVPNNISHFHKDYKYPHNFGGYVKQNYLPNDIKDIKFVRWSDIGFEKNLKEWLEKIQNK, from the coding sequence ATGCTTGCATTAAAAGAGCGTCCAAATAATATTGATGATTTTATAGGACAAAAACATTTAGTTGGGGTTAATAAACCCATAAGCAATATGATAAAAAACAATACTCCAATGCATTGTTTTTTCTATGGACCTCCTGGAGTTGGTAAAACCTCGCTTGCTAGAATCTTAGCAAATGAATTTGGCGGTGAATTCATAGAATTTAACGCAACCTCAATAAAAATTGATGAGCTAAGAAATAAAATAGCAAAATACAAAGGCACATTAATAAAGCCTATAATTTTTATAGATGAAATTCATAGACTTAGCAAAAATCAACAAGAAGTCCTGCTCCCTATAATGGAAAATTTTGATGCAATCATATTTGGAGCTTCTACTTATAACCCTTATAGAAGCCTTACAAGTGCGATTCGCTCGCGTTGTATGATATTTGAATTTTATGCATTAAATAAGCTTGAATTATTAGAAATCCTAGAACTTGCAATCAAAAAAAATAATATAAAAATAGATGAAGATTCTAAACAATACATAATAAATACAAGCAATGGTGATGCAAGAGCTATGCTAAATCTACTTGAACTTTCAAAAGATGATCCAAACCTCCAAAATCTAAAACAAATCCGTCCTGTATCACTAAATGAAGGTATAAGCGAGGATTCTACTCATTATGATTTAATATCTGCGATGATTAAAAGCATAAGAGGAAGCGATGAAAATGCGGCTTTGTATTATCTAGCAAGACTAATTGTAGCAGGAGAAAATCCAGAATTTATAGCAAGAAGACTTGTGATACTAGCTAGCGAAGATATAGGAAATGCAAATCCAAATGCACTAAATATAGCGACAAATACGATGCTTGCAGTAGAAAAAATAGGCTATCCAGAATCTAGAATAATTTTAAGTCAATGTGTAATTTATCTAGCTTGCTCACCAAAATCAAATACAGCATACAAAGCCATAGATGACGCCATTGCCTTTATCAAAGACAATCCAAATCATAAAGTTCCAAATAATATTTCACATTTTCATAAAGATTACAAATATCCACATAATTTTGGAGGCTATGTAAAGCAAAATTATCTACCAAATGATATAAAAGATATAAAATTTGTCCGCTGGAGCGATATAGGTTTTGAAAAAAATCTAAAAGAATGGCTAGAAAAAATACAAAATAAATGA
- a CDS encoding type II secretion system protein: protein MKRSGFSMIELVFVIVILGVLAAVAVPRFVTTRTDAQVAMARSDIASTLKAIPARVFAENLDPTASTPTGFSSWGEWMIDTGGLDRGRWQVGGNGANGNNGIQPIGNVTQNGGSTNTTGGCGAVIVLDTTTGNLQFKPENINLSNHGNAGTFCKALKESYPSGSNRIIPLATTGAVKF from the coding sequence ATGAAAAGAAGTGGTTTCTCAATGATTGAGTTGGTATTTGTTATCGTTATACTAGGAGTTTTGGCAGCAGTGGCTGTGCCTAGATTTGTAACAACAAGGACAGATGCACAAGTGGCAATGGCAAGAAGTGATATTGCCTCTACACTAAAAGCAATCCCTGCAAGAGTTTTTGCAGAAAATCTAGACCCTACAGCATCAACTCCTACTGGATTTAGCTCTTGGGGTGAGTGGATGATAGATACAGGAGGACTTGATCGAGGTAGATGGCAAGTTGGTGGAAATGGTGCAAATGGAAACAATGGGATCCAACCAATTGGAAATGTAACACAAAATGGAGGATCAACAAATACAACTGGTGGCTGTGGAGCAGTAATAGTGCTAGATACTACAACTGGTAATCTACAATTTAAACCTGAAAATATCAATCTATCTAATCACGGAAATGCTGGGACATTTTGTAAAGCACTAAAAGAATCTTATCCAAGTGGATCAAATAGAATTATCCCACTTGCAACTACTGGAGCAGTGAAATTCTAA
- a CDS encoding biotin synthase — translation MKKVFLCSISNVTSGACKEDCAYCTQSIKYNTNIAVYKNKPEEKVLQEAKRLAKLGASGFCLVTSGLGLDSNKCDYIAKLASSIKAELPKMLLIACCGKADIESLKYLKANGIDSYNHNLETAKSYFEHICTTHSFNSRFETCQNVLSAGLKLCSGGIFGLGENMNQRIEFLKSLEELNPHSSPINFFIPNKALPIKEQVINRDEALECIILAREILSDSILMLAGGREVVFGENQKEIFDYGIDSIVLGDYLTTNGEVPNKDLLMLQEYNLKIGHLLQDRQCSVS, via the coding sequence ATGAAAAAAGTATTTTTATGCTCAATTAGCAATGTAACAAGTGGTGCGTGCAAGGAAGATTGTGCATATTGCACTCAAAGTATAAAATACAATACAAATATAGCAGTCTATAAAAATAAACCAGAAGAAAAAGTTTTACAAGAAGCTAAAAGATTAGCAAAACTTGGTGCAAGTGGATTTTGTCTTGTTACTTCTGGACTTGGGCTAGATTCTAATAAATGCGATTATATAGCAAAACTTGCTTCAAGTATTAAAGCAGAATTGCCAAAAATGCTGCTTATTGCGTGTTGTGGCAAGGCTGACATAGAATCTTTAAAATATCTAAAAGCAAATGGAATAGATAGTTACAATCACAATTTAGAGACAGCTAAGAGCTATTTTGAGCATATTTGCACTACACATAGTTTTAATTCTAGATTTGAAACTTGTCAAAATGTTTTGAGTGCAGGCTTAAAACTTTGTAGTGGTGGGATCTTTGGTTTAGGAGAGAATATGAATCAGAGGATAGAGTTTTTAAAATCATTAGAAGAATTAAATCCACATAGCTCACCTATTAATTTTTTTATCCCAAACAAAGCCCTTCCTATAAAAGAGCAAGTAATAAATAGAGATGAGGCATTAGAGTGTATTATACTTGCAAGAGAAATATTAAGTGATTCTATTTTAATGCTTGCAGGTGGCAGAGAAGTGGTATTTGGAGAAAATCAAAAAGAAATATTTGATTATGGGATAGATTCTATTGTGCTTGGAGATTATCTCACTACAAATGGCGAAGTACCAAATAAAGATTTATTAATGCTTCAAGAATATAATCTAAAAATAGGTCATTTATTGCAAGATAGACAATGTTCTGTGAGTTAG
- the topA gene encoding type I DNA topoisomerase: MKLIIVESPAKAKTIKNFLSDDYVVIASKGHIRDLPKYNFGIKIDDKHFNPEYEVSKDHKDVIEQIKKLANKADVIYIATDEDREGEAIGYHINQIINKNVSFPRIVFHEITKKAILDSLKNPRDINIDMVNAQQTRRLLDRIVGFKLSPLLNQKIQKGLSAGRVQSSALKLVVDKEKEIRGFKPITYFSIDAVFKNGKDKVESILVEWEGKKIDKLTLQDKLQAQDIHRYIQDSSFVVQEIDIKNKKVSPPPPFMTSSLQQSASSNLGYSPSKTMQIAQKLYEGALSDQGVMGLITYMRTDSLNIAKVAQDEARKLIEESFGESYIPKKPRIYTTKQKSAQEAHEAIRPTRIDFTPSIAKDYLKGDELKLYTLIYNRFLASQSSDAIFESQSLFISDKKAVFKASGSKLIFDGFHKILGSGDKDKILSPLKKGSNLDLDKCELNTHQTEPPARFSEASLVKMLEGLGIGRPSTYAPTIALLSNREYIKIEKKQIFATDISFVVIDMLEKNFLEIVDSSFTAKLEEKLDKIADSKLDWQSVLWDFYEPFNKKVSDGKTNIASLKVVKQTGESCPNCGKELVIRNGRYGEFIACSGYPKCKYIKGEKESDIIDEKCEICGKDMVKKVGRYGEFIACSGYPKCKNIKNQKQVSKNILEGVNCPMCGGDIIKRFSKRRAFYGCSNYPKCNFISNDEPTNNKCEECGYLMAKKETKSKKYLYCLKCKAKVDIKE, translated from the coding sequence TTGAAGTTAATAATAGTAGAATCGCCTGCTAAGGCTAAAACAATCAAAAATTTTTTAAGTGATGATTATGTAGTTATCGCTTCAAAAGGACATATTAGAGATCTTCCAAAATATAATTTTGGAATCAAAATAGATGATAAGCATTTTAATCCAGAATACGAAGTGTCAAAAGACCATAAAGATGTGATAGAACAAATCAAAAAATTAGCAAATAAAGCAGATGTCATTTATATCGCAACTGATGAAGATAGAGAAGGTGAAGCAATAGGCTACCATATAAATCAAATCATTAATAAAAATGTATCTTTTCCACGCATTGTATTTCATGAGATTACAAAAAAAGCAATATTAGATTCTCTTAAAAATCCTAGAGATATAAATATAGATATGGTAAATGCACAGCAAACTAGAAGATTACTCGATAGAATCGTAGGATTCAAGCTAAGTCCTCTTTTAAATCAAAAAATACAAAAAGGACTTAGTGCAGGTAGAGTGCAAAGCAGTGCATTAAAACTTGTTGTTGATAAGGAAAAAGAGATTAGAGGATTTAAACCAATTACTTATTTTAGTATTGATGCAGTTTTTAAAAATGGCAAGGACAAAGTAGAATCTATCCTAGTAGAATGGGAAGGGAAAAAGATAGATAAACTCACATTGCAAGATAAATTACAAGCACAAGATATACATAGATACATACAAGATTCTAGCTTTGTTGTCCAAGAAATAGATATAAAAAATAAAAAAGTATCCCCACCACCGCCATTTATGACTTCAAGTTTGCAACAAAGCGCATCTAGCAATCTTGGATATTCGCCATCAAAGACTATGCAAATTGCTCAAAAATTATATGAGGGTGCATTGAGTGATCAAGGTGTTATGGGGCTTATTACATATATGAGGACAGATAGTTTAAATATCGCTAAAGTTGCACAAGATGAAGCAAGGAAACTCATTGAAGAGAGTTTTGGAGAATCTTATATTCCAAAAAAACCAAGAATCTACACTACAAAGCAAAAATCTGCACAAGAAGCACATGAAGCCATTCGTCCAACAAGAATTGATTTTACTCCAAGTATCGCAAAAGATTATCTAAAAGGCGATGAGCTAAAACTTTATACATTAATTTATAATAGATTTTTAGCTTCACAAAGCAGTGATGCGATATTTGAATCTCAAAGTTTATTTATAAGTGATAAAAAAGCTGTATTTAAAGCTAGTGGCTCAAAGCTTATTTTTGATGGATTTCATAAGATTCTAGGAAGTGGCGATAAAGATAAGATTCTCTCTCCTTTAAAGAAAGGTTCTAATTTAGATCTTGATAAATGTGAGCTAAACACTCACCAAACAGAGCCACCAGCTAGATTCTCTGAAGCTTCACTTGTAAAAATGTTAGAAGGATTAGGTATCGGGCGTCCAAGCACATATGCACCAACAATAGCACTTTTATCTAATAGAGAATATATAAAGATTGAAAAAAAGCAGATTTTTGCTACGGATATATCATTTGTAGTCATTGATATGCTAGAGAAGAATTTTTTAGAGATTGTAGATTCTAGTTTTACTGCAAAGTTAGAAGAAAAGCTAGATAAAATCGCAGATTCTAAGCTTGATTGGCAAAGTGTTTTGTGGGATTTTTATGAACCTTTTAATAAAAAAGTAAGCGATGGTAAAACAAATATAGCTTCACTAAAAGTAGTAAAACAAACAGGAGAATCTTGTCCAAATTGTGGGAAAGAGCTTGTAATTAGAAATGGCAGATATGGTGAATTTATAGCTTGCAGCGGATATCCAAAATGTAAATATATAAAAGGAGAAAAAGAAAGCGATATAATCGATGAGAAATGCGAAATTTGCGGCAAGGATATGGTAAAAAAAGTCGGTAGATATGGCGAATTTATAGCTTGCAGCGGATATCCAAAATGTAAAAATATAAAAAATCAAAAACAAGTATCAAAAAATATATTAGAGGGAGTAAATTGCCCAATGTGTGGTGGAGATATCATAAAAAGATTCTCTAAAAGAAGGGCATTTTATGGTTGTTCTAATTATCCAAAATGTAATTTTATAAGCAATGATGAGCCAACAAATAATAAATGTGAGGAATGCGGCTATCTAATGGCAAAAAAAGAAACAAAAAGTAAAAAATATCTTTATTGTTTAAAATGTAAAGCTAAAGTTGATATAAAAGAATGA